The DNA window GGGGTTTTTAAAAAAATCCACTATTATCAGCAACAATGCGTCTTTGCAAAACGGCGGTGGAATATACACAACCCGGGAAATGTTTATTACCAACTCTGTCGTTGTTGAAAATTATGCCGCTGGGAACGGGGGTGGAGTTGCGTTGTTTAACGCTTTCACGATGGATAATTCCAGTATCAGCCAAAATGTTTCCAAAATAGACGGAGGCGGTGTTTATTTAAGTTCTAGTTCTGCGTATATGGCGCCCGAAATTAGAAACTCCGTGATAGCGGATAACGCGGCAAGCAATTCGGGGGGTGGTTTGTATTTTTACAATGGCGGCATTGCCAAACAGTGCCTGATAGAAAAGAACGCCATACGTCCATCGTCCGGCTCGGGGTGTAATGGCGCGGGCGCATATTTGTTAAACATAGTAAACAATACCGGTTATGTTGTTTCCTGTACGATCGCGAGCAATTCGGGCGCGCAATTCGGAGGCGGGATCGCGGTTTCAGGCACAAACAACAGTTATTGCGTGTCAAATTGCATAGTGTGGAAAAACATCGCAACCAATACGGACGGAGGAAATGATATAAAAGACATAAGCGGACCGACCAATCGGAATGCGTTCAATTTCACCTGCGCGAGTTATACAAATTTTCCCCCGGAATCTTGGAATATTACGAACGACCCGCAATTTGTCGACATTACTGGCGGTAATTATCGTTTGAGCGCAAACTCTCCGTGTGTTAATTCGGGCTCTAATCAGGACTGGATGACAAATTCGTTTGACCTGGATGGACGCCAGCGCATCCGTTACGGAACCGTGGATATGGGCGCCTTTGAGCACATCCACGGGGGAAGCATTTACACCTTTCATTAATTTGAAGATTTATCCGCAACTGAAACAAGGGGGCAAACTTGAA is part of the Kiritimatiellia bacterium genome and encodes:
- a CDS encoding choice-of-anchor Q domain-containing protein — encoded protein: MTIQQKTFTTNFSVWLFLLGLFCRTVTSFAAEHYVTPPGGYGANNPPYTNWADAATNIQWAVSAATNGETVYVTNGIYALTNQILITNGIILKSVNGYTNTTVLGNGSNRCFYVAGGIGGWPTIDGFTITNGYARSNDYSGNGGGLQVSSGNVYNCLITGNRTDNLSTNTIWGQGGGGGMNLEGGCTVLTCIIRGNYGRYGGGVHARDATICISNCIISENTAYLNGGGIMGLGFLKKSTIISNNASLQNGGGIYTTREMFITNSVVVENYAAGNGGGVALFNAFTMDNSSISQNVSKIDGGGVYLSSSSAYMAPEIRNSVIADNAASNSGGGLYFYNGGIAKQCLIEKNAIRPSSGSGCNGAGAYLLNIVNNTGYVVSCTIASNSGAQFGGGIAVSGTNNSYCVSNCIVWKNIATNTDGGNDIKDISGPTNRNAFNFTCASYTNFPPESWNITNDPQFVDITGGNYRLSANSPCVNSGSNQDWMTNSFDLDGRQRIRYGTVDMGAFEHIHGGSIYTFH